CTCTCCCTCCACCAACAGATCACTGTGATCGGATACATCGTAACGTTCGGGTGCTCCACCGTGGTACATGGTCGCTTCGCGCAACGCTGAACTTTCGTCAAAGGCTGGCGGAGTACCTGTCAGTCCTGAGCGAGCGATCTCTGTCCCATTGAGATAGGCAACAAAACCATCGTCATAGTCAATATCAAGGAGTAGACGGTCTATGGATGCAGCCCCATCTACTGCAAAGGTCTTGCGGAGGTAAACAGCGTTAGTCGCCTCGATGATCGTCTGGTCGTCATCGTCTCCATAGCCGATACTTGTTGGGCCTTCTAACCAGCCCGATGCATCGAAGCTATCGCTGATCCATTCGCTACTCGGCTCTGCAGTCGGCACGAAGTATTGCCAGGTGTCTCCCTGATCGATCACGGTGCGCCAGTAGGTCGGAGGGGTTTTGCGGTCTTTGTCCGAGGCAAATACCAGCAAGTAGCCCCCAGCTGCGAGTTCAAACTCGGGGAAGGTCCAAAAGCTATCAGGGGTGGAGCTATCTGAGACTCCGTAGCCCGAGAGGTCAATAGAAGCATCGGTCGGGTTGTAGATTTCGAACCAGTCTGAGCTTTCGCCATCTTCGTCGTAGATGGTCTCGATGTTGGAGGCCATCGCTTCGTTGAACTGTAGCCCTTGAGCAGAGAGGGTCTGTGTCGTGAGTAGAGCGAATCCTGTTACTATCCAAAATTTAGTCATAGCTATCATGTTCTTTTTAGTCGAATCAATTGCGGTTGATTATAGGTTGGAAGTCTCGGGAAAGGTAGTTGATCAGAGGGCTGTTGGCAAGTAGGCCTTTTTGGTCGAGGTATTCGATGAAGGCGATCCTGATTTTCTTTTCCAGCTGGGCCAGCTCCATGTCCAAATCTAGGTGGTAGTTCTTCAATTTAGACAATTCGGTCCAGTCTACTGCTATGTTGGCATTGACCTGGATCTTTTGTGCAAGGGCTTGGCGCTGGCGCAACATTTCGTATTGTGCTATCCAAGCGTCTAGTTGGAGGGTGTTGAGTTTGGATTCGTTTTGTACGAGGCTTTTGGTAGCCTCTACTTTGGCAGCTTCATCGATGAGCTTGACCCGGTCGCGGTTGAGCTTTGGTTTGTCCGGGTTGACGATGGGTAGGCGTATCCCCACCTGAAAGCCCAAGTGGTCGTTGATGTCAGCGCCACGTTCGGTATCGATGTTGCCTTGGATGTAGCCAATGTTGCTGCGGGCTTCTGCTTTGTCGATTTTGAGCATTTGCTGGTTGAGAGCAAGCTCTTGTTCTGCTTCGATGATGGCTAGGTTTTGATGGTCGGCTAGCGCAGTACTCGTGAGGTAGTCTTTGATCTGAGCTACTGTGATGAGATGATTTGTATCTATCGTGAGGGTGTCGGAGATACCATAGTCTAGCCCGATGTAGCAGCGTGTGACAAGGCTTTGTGTTTTGATTTCCTCGTACTGAAGGAGATGCTTGGTTTGGTTGGATTGGAAGACGATGATGTCTTTGAGCTCCATGCCTTGTTGTGCGTTGTTTTGGAGGATTTTTTCTTCCAGCTGGATACGTTCGCTCAGGTACTTTTCTTGCTGGGTCAAGTCTATCAGGTCGATGACCATGAGGTAGCGGTTTTTGAGCGCTTCGTTGAGGACGATCTGGTGTTTGGTGGTGAGGCTCTCTAGATGTTGGTTGTAGTAGATTTTGTTGGCTTTGATCTCAGCGGGATTGGTGGGTGATAGGCGTAGACGGTACTCGTTGAGTGAAGCGTTGGCGTCTTCACTACCGACGCGGAGTTCGACACGGTTGAGCCAGGGCGAGTTGTAGTTGTTGTCGCTGAGGAACTGCTTCTGCGCTTGGTATCGCTCCAATGCCTGATCTTCTAGCGCCGTGGCTAGGTAGCCTTCTATGGAGAAGGTCATTTGGCCGTGTGCCTGATAAGTGATGGCGTACATACCTATCAACAAAAGAATCAAGTAGCGCATCATTTCAGTTTTACGTAGACTTTTTCCCCATGGAGGAAATTACTTTGGTCGGGGATTTTGATGAAAATCTCTCGACCGTACATCGGTAGTTCTTGGTTGATTTTGAGCCGTGAGGGATATTCGATGATGCGTGATCCGATCTCGGAGATGGTACCTGATACGTGGTAGGCTCGGTTGGTTGACTCGACAATGACGGATTGACCGGTGTTTAGTTCTGCATTTTGACGCTCGTTGATCAAGGCGCGGATCACAGAGGGGTCGTGTGCATAGATGGTCATCAGCGTGGTGAAAGGCGAGGCGAGTTCGTCCTGCTCGATGAGGATGTTACCGACCGTACCGTCTTCTTTGGCGACTTGGTAGAGTTCGCTTTCTTCTTGCTGGAGCAGCACCAGTTGATCGTCGTATTGCTTCATTTCATTTTCGGATTCTTTGATTTTGAGCTCATAGAGTGTGTTGAGTTTTTTCTTTTTCAGCTGGTATTGCTGTTTGGCATGGCTGATTTCTTCGCGGAGCACTTCGATACGGAGTTGGACATAGGAGCGATCTGTGGAGGTATTGCCACTTGGGCTGATGTTGAGGCTTTCGATGCTTTGGGCGATCTCCGCTTGCTGCTGCAGGAGGAGTTTGAGGCGTTCGATTTCGGCCTGATTGTCACTGGTGATGAGGTCTACGTCCATCTGTGCCAGGTCCATCTCATGTTGTTTTTCGATCTGATAGATGGAAATCTGTGATTGGAGGCGTTCCAGATTATTTTTCATGTTATCCACTTCGAGGAGGAGGTCTTGGCGCTCGACTTTGAGTAGGGGGTCACCTTTTTTGACTTCCTGGCCTGGAAGGACAAAAATTTCTTTGACGCGCACCGCTTTGTGGTAACTGATGGCGTGTTTTTGGGGCTCGACCTGTGCTAGGATGGATGTCGTAGAGTTGTAGGATTGAAACGAAACCAAAGCCAACAGTCCACCGATGACAACCCAAAGGACGTATAGGAGATTTTTTTTGATCAAACTCATAGCTGTGTCAGGTTATCACTTCTTTCCAACTTGATGCTTTCGAATCCCTCTTTGGCTTTGAGCTCGGTGTAGAAGGTGTCCTTGCTGTGTCCAGTGCTCAGGGTCAAGAAGAATTCGTAGCGGTCGCCACGGCTTCTGCTAGAGACGGAGAGCATGCGGTAGTCTTGGCATTTTTCTTTCAAGAAATCATGCATGGTTTTCTCAGACGTTTCCGTCAGGAGGAGAAAACCAAGGCTGAACTCCTGATTGAGTTGTTTGCTGCCATAGGGGGAGAAATAGAGAATGCCAGCGATCATACAGTAGACCAAAGTCCCCGCTATGGCAATCGAATAGCCATAGACCCCAGAAGCGATCCCGACGGAGAGTGCTGCGAAGATGAATATGATGTTTCGTGGGTTTTCTATCCTGAGACGAAAACGCACAATGGCGATCGCTCCCATGATACCGAATCCCGCTGCGACGTTGTTGCCCACAGCCATGATGACCATACAGGTCACGATAGAACTCAAGATCATGGCTTGGATAAAATTGCGCGAAAGCGCAGTCCCTTGGCTGGTCAAGTGATACGTGAAGCTAATCGCGCTACTCAGCACAAAGGATAGCAAGATAGAAAAGAGTGCTACCTCAAAGGAGGGGAATTCATAGAAGTCCCCGTCAGTCAATACATCAAACATGCCCTTAGTAATTATTTTTTGGTAGGCATATCTCTACCCACCATTCACAATGTTAACAAATTATGATGGATAATCTAATTTCTTAACATTTTCGTAACCGACTGATTTGTCGCCGTACGGACGTGTACAAAATAGACCCCCGGTTGAAGAGCAGTGAGTGTCAAGGTGGCCGAGGGACTATGGGGCTGCATCATGAAGACTACCTGGCCGTTGAGGTTGGTGATGTGGAGTTCCGAGATGTCTTCTTGGGCTTGGACGTGGATTGATCCTGTGCTTGGGTTGGGGTAGAGCAGCACCTTGTCACTGCTTTTTTTTTCGCCCGTCGATAGCGGCACAAAGTCCACGTCCTTGGTGCGTATCCAATTACTCGCGACATTGTTGTCACTGTTGGGATCACTGAGCTCTAGGTAATAGCCACTGCCATCTGCATCAGGCCAGTCACCTTCATCGCTGTAGGTCACTTCGTCGATGGTATTGCCGTAGGCATCTAGGAGCTGGATACGTTGACCGCCGTTGGATAGACTTCTGTAATACTGATCGTCAGCTGCCAAGCCATATTTTTGCTCGTAGATGCTGGCGTTGCTAGCGAGTGTGGTGGTAGCTCCTGCTGCGAGTGTACTCTCTGCAAACTGATAGACGAGCCCCGTCCCTCCAAAGTAGACGCCCGTCAGATCGACTGTTGTGCTGCCGTTGTTGAGGATTTCGATGAACTCTAGTTCTTTGCTTTCCACCGGGTCTTGGTCTTCGGGATTGTAGTGGATTTTGGTGATGACGAGTGGAGGAGTGGAGACTGCTGCACAGGCACTGTAGTCGCCCAACTCTGTGGTCATCCAGGTGATTCTCTCGGAGAGAAAATCTTTGATCTGTGTGATGTGCTGG
The DNA window shown above is from Reichenbachiella sp. 5M10 and carries:
- a CDS encoding HlyD family secretion protein, whose protein sequence is MSLIKKNLLYVLWVVIGGLLALVSFQSYNSTTSILAQVEPQKHAISYHKAVRVKEIFVLPGQEVKKGDPLLKVERQDLLLEVDNMKNNLERLQSQISIYQIEKQHEMDLAQMDVDLITSDNQAEIERLKLLLQQQAEIAQSIESLNISPSGNTSTDRSYVQLRIEVLREEISHAKQQYQLKKKKLNTLYELKIKESENEMKQYDDQLVLLQQEESELYQVAKEDGTVGNILIEQDELASPFTTLMTIYAHDPSVIRALINERQNAELNTGQSVIVESTNRAYHVSGTISEIGSRIIEYPSRLKINQELPMYGREIFIKIPDQSNFLHGEKVYVKLK
- a CDS encoding DUF4956 domain-containing protein, with translation MFDVLTDGDFYEFPSFEVALFSILLSFVLSSAISFTYHLTSQGTALSRNFIQAMILSSIVTCMVIMAVGNNVAAGFGIMGAIAIVRFRLRIENPRNIIFIFAALSVGIASGVYGYSIAIAGTLVYCMIAGILYFSPYGSKQLNQEFSLGFLLLTETSEKTMHDFLKEKCQDYRMLSVSSRSRGDRYEFFLTLSTGHSKDTFYTELKAKEGFESIKLERSDNLTQL